The window TCATTTTCCTCTGACCTTCTGTTTCACTTTCTATTTTGTTACAGTTTAAAACGGAGGAAATGTGAAGTTGGGAAATATAATTTCATGGAACGACTTCTGGGGGCTGTGCGCCTTCTGTCACAGGTGATCTTTCTCTTGGATTTGTCTTCTTTGTATCACCAATTGGGAGATGTTATACAAAGGgtcattctttttctatttgtttatgCTTATGATTTAAAAAGATCAAGATATATTCCTAatcaaaaattatatattatgataCATTATTACTGAGTTAAAACTGTTATGCTTAATGTAAGCTGTTCAATTTTCACtcgtataaatatttttctgcTAGTTGGCCTTTATTTTTGCCTGAGAGGTCAATCAAGggttatttttgttattgacCACGAGGGGCAATGACTACAGTTTGGAAAATTATGTTCACTTTATATCTTTGTACATTATTGAGAGGatgttttttcaattcttttgcAGATGGTGGAGCCAATTTTTAAGGCAGCAACGTATCCTTTTTATCTATTAGTCTAATGCTTGATAGATATGTTGGTGTTGCTTTCTATTTACTCAAATTCACGGTTGTATGACACAccaatgtttttgttttatgcaCAATTGTCCAATGTAAGTACTTTTCTGCATTGCTGACAATTATATTGAATGATTTCTTCTTACCTGGAGGTAATTTATTTGCCAGACTATGGAAACTAatttggagaaagaaaaattcattatGCAAAATATTACCTTGACCATTTGATAGTGAGATATCTATCTTGCTTGCTCGAACATTTTTCCCAGGGTTTTGCTTTGTAATTTTGGCATTACTGGCTCGTATTCGAGTGTTAGTTCAACAAGTAAgttccatttttattattcagtatttaagaaaataggTATCATTTGACATTTTAGCAATCTTTCTTAGTTAGTAAATTAATAGCCCGATGACCAGATCATGGTTAggattttcttaaaaaaaaaccttttccTGCAAATAATTTTCCAAGGATTGTCATTATTCTGTAAATTGTAACataattactattttcaaattttctgtGTTTATGATGCATTTGCATTCTCATTGAGcatttgtatcttttttctGTTATGCAGATATTGCTCGATGTTGTTTCAGTATTCAACACGGTTTCGTCTATCTCCAAAAAGAAGCAAGTAGTTGCAATAAACCAGGAAAGAATTCAGGTATTTGTGCTCCACtcgtccattttttttctctaagtGGAAAGGTTGCATCTACATAACCAAGGAATTCTTAAGCAATCACAGTAATGTTCTCGTATCAGCTGCCCTTCCAATTATCTTGACGAAGTAGAAGttcttaaaacttttttcCAATCCTTTTACAGGTCTTTAGAGAGTTTTACCCAACGAATGATGAATATGTCCTCTTAGAGTGTATTTGGGAAGTagacaaatttattttgaaagagaaaaaaaatgaaattgcaACTAAGAATCAAGAAGAACATATTGCACCTGATTTTTCTTTAGCCACTTCAGCTATGCGGTATCAGAAACTTCGATCTTTTCTTGGAGGTAAGGTTTTCCTGGTATTTATACTCAGCTCCCTTTACACATTCTCCTTTCTTAATAGAAATATGTGTGtgttcttttaataaataatcaagTATTCCTCTTTGTCAATTGCATTGCTTTAGTAATAAATTATGCTTTTATGTAGAGCTTACTATCCGAACCGTCAAACGAAATAGCAACGTTGCGTCTAATAACCtccattttttaatcttctaaTTCTTTGTACTGCCATCATCTTTAGTTTcattaatctttttcttggaaagaaaaataaactttagtTTCCATCTTGTATTCCCTCCTTTTGGGTGTAGACGATGAATCAGAGGAGGCAGAAGACCATGAATCAGAGGAGGCAGATGCAAATGAAAGTAATGAGAAAGGTCTTGATCTAATGAAAACGACTCCGAATGGTTTGCTAGCAAGCCCATCGGGAAGTGTGAATGATATATCTATGGAAGATAATACAGAAACAAAAGACGGTTTGATCAGTCCGGTAAAGACCACGAGCAAGACCTTCTTGCCCCAAGAAGGTAATTCTCTCGTAAATTCAAGCCCCCCCATGCCCAGTGCGAAAAAACCGAACTCGAAGAGGCCAGCATTTGTTTCTGTAGAACTTCCCAAACCGATTACATCTGGTGGAGTTGGAATTCAATTCAATGAAAGTAAAGTTGATAGTGTGGAAAAGGAGAATCCATTTTTCACTTTGCTCACTGGCGGGAAAGCCAAAAGCAGTTTATTTTAAGCAGTAGAGAGAACTTTAGCAAGGAGTTATGTTC of the Cucumis sativus cultivar 9930 chromosome 3, Cucumber_9930_V3, whole genome shotgun sequence genome contains:
- the LOC101210672 gene encoding uncharacterized protein LOC101210672, which codes for MGDSMGSTEAGKLQEKLASMLDQLYLESGILQKMIYKNKNQHRRSSYFRYLLQVRRDLRLLQAVKLEELLSSCFQVIDGKKPKQKIHFLESLKRRKCEVGKYNFMERLLGAVRLLSQMVEPIFKAATEISILLARTFFPGFCFVILALLARIRVLVQQILLDVVSVFNTVSSISKKKQVVAINQERIQVFREFYPTNDEYVLLECIWEVDKFILKEKKNEIATKNQEEHIAPDFSLATSAMRYQKLRSFLGDDESEEAEDHESEEADANESNEKGLDLMKTTPNGLLASPSGSVNDISMEDNTETKDGLISPVKTTSKTFLPQEGNSLVNSSPPMPSAKKPNSKRPAFVSVELPKPITSGGVGIQFNESKVDSVEKENPFFTLLTGGKAKSSLF